A region from the Cryptosporangium arvum DSM 44712 genome encodes:
- a CDS encoding amidohydrolase family protein: protein MIIDCHGHYTTAPAAHTSWREAQHAAFGTGRRPPPYPTITDDEIRDSIEGSQLRLMAERGIDLTLFSPRASAMGHHVGDETVSTGWARVSNDLIARVVALYPERFAGVAQLPQSPGVPIVNSVAELRRCVLELGFVGCNLNPDPSGGHWTSPPLTDRSWYPFYEAMVELDVPAMVHVSAVTNPNFHATGSHYLNADTTAFMQFLTSDLFTDLPGLRFVVPHGGGAVPYHWGRFRGLADMLGRPAPAESVLGNVFFDTCVYHQPGIDLLFGVIDVPNILFGSEAVGAVRGIDRETGRYFDDTRRYVDAVPLTEHDRRLVYEGNARRVYPRLDAALRARPVPELD, encoded by the coding sequence GTGATCATCGACTGCCACGGTCACTACACGACCGCCCCCGCGGCGCACACCTCCTGGCGGGAGGCGCAGCACGCGGCCTTCGGCACCGGTCGCCGTCCACCTCCGTACCCCACGATCACCGACGACGAGATCCGCGACTCGATCGAGGGCAGCCAGTTACGCCTGATGGCCGAACGCGGGATCGACCTGACGCTGTTCTCGCCGCGGGCCTCGGCGATGGGCCACCACGTCGGCGACGAGACGGTCAGCACGGGCTGGGCCCGGGTCAGCAACGACCTGATCGCGCGGGTCGTCGCCCTGTACCCGGAGCGTTTCGCCGGCGTGGCCCAGCTGCCCCAGTCGCCGGGCGTGCCGATCGTGAACTCGGTGGCCGAGCTGCGCCGCTGCGTGCTGGAGCTGGGTTTCGTGGGCTGCAACCTCAACCCCGATCCGAGCGGCGGCCACTGGACCTCGCCGCCGCTGACCGACCGCAGCTGGTACCCGTTCTACGAGGCCATGGTCGAGCTGGACGTGCCGGCGATGGTGCACGTGTCGGCGGTGACCAACCCGAACTTCCACGCCACCGGGTCGCACTACCTCAACGCCGACACCACGGCGTTCATGCAGTTCCTCACCAGCGACCTGTTCACGGACCTGCCGGGCCTGCGGTTCGTCGTCCCGCACGGCGGGGGAGCGGTGCCGTACCACTGGGGACGCTTCCGCGGCCTCGCCGACATGCTCGGCCGGCCGGCCCCGGCGGAGTCGGTGCTGGGCAACGTCTTCTTCGACACCTGCGTCTACCACCAGCCGGGCATCGACCTGCTGTTCGGCGTCATCGACGTGCCCAACATCCTGTTCGGCTCCGAGGCGGTCGGCGCGGTGCGCGGCATCGACCGGGAGACCGGCCGGTACTTCGACGACACCCGCCGGTACGTGGACGCGGTGCCGCTCACCGAGCACGACCGCCGGCTGGTCTACGAGGGCAACGCGCGGCGGGTCTACCCCCGCCTCGACGCCGCCCTGCGCGCCCGGCCGGTACCGGAACTCGACTGA
- a CDS encoding ABC transporter substrate-binding protein encodes MPTLHRSRLLAASVASAMALTLAACTTSGSSSTSGGNTSELNLQFTGVPISLNPALAGAGGSTVYTALAYDSLIHLSNEGKLEPDLAESWKYVGTGNKVFELTLREGVKFASGKPLTAEAAVASMQYFLKAGGPLTPSAGAVDKVEATGPRTVQVTYKSPNPDAAGTMDQYHGIGVLIGPDGVANPQSLLTKSDGTGAYVYDNATSVAGSRYSYTKNPAYFNPKAQRFSKVSVRVIGDPQAVLSAVTTGQVDYATGSPATADAAKSAGLNIVKAPFFNWELVLGDTEGTISKPLADPRVRQAIGYAINRDALSKAFGADFTKPSTQQLIEGADGYDESIGYTFDLQKAKSLMAEAGYAKGFPLTVLTESILDRNTTYSQAVADALKAIGITVTLKVISTTVPAFIGEATSKKYAASIWPSAGPNMFQNYSQVSGGLFNPFGHKDAQLDGIMQRASAAEGSERTGLYQQASKRFQELAWLIPLIATENVYYSSAKLEGISASVGNPNPMPVGPTPELAWRKG; translated from the coding sequence ATGCCGACTCTTCACCGCTCGAGATTGTTGGCGGCGTCGGTGGCCAGCGCGATGGCGCTGACGCTGGCCGCATGCACGACCTCCGGTTCGTCGTCGACGAGCGGCGGCAACACCTCGGAGCTCAACCTGCAGTTCACGGGCGTACCCATCAGCCTCAACCCGGCGCTGGCCGGTGCCGGTGGCTCCACCGTCTACACCGCGCTCGCCTACGACTCGCTGATCCACCTGAGCAACGAGGGCAAGCTGGAGCCGGACCTCGCGGAATCCTGGAAGTACGTCGGCACCGGCAACAAGGTCTTCGAGCTCACGCTCCGCGAGGGCGTCAAGTTCGCCAGCGGCAAGCCGCTGACCGCCGAGGCCGCGGTCGCGTCGATGCAGTACTTCCTCAAGGCCGGCGGCCCGCTGACCCCGTCGGCCGGCGCGGTCGACAAGGTGGAGGCCACCGGGCCGCGCACGGTCCAGGTCACCTACAAGTCTCCGAACCCGGACGCGGCCGGCACCATGGACCAGTACCACGGCATCGGGGTGCTGATCGGCCCGGACGGTGTGGCCAACCCGCAGAGCCTGCTCACCAAGAGCGACGGCACCGGGGCCTACGTCTACGACAACGCGACGTCGGTGGCCGGCAGCCGCTACAGCTACACGAAGAACCCGGCCTACTTCAACCCGAAGGCCCAGCGGTTCTCCAAGGTCTCGGTGCGGGTCATCGGTGACCCGCAGGCCGTGCTCTCCGCGGTGACGACCGGCCAGGTGGACTACGCGACCGGCAGCCCGGCGACCGCGGACGCGGCCAAGTCGGCCGGCCTGAACATCGTCAAGGCGCCGTTCTTCAACTGGGAACTGGTGCTCGGCGACACCGAGGGCACGATCAGCAAGCCGCTGGCCGACCCGCGGGTGCGGCAGGCGATCGGGTACGCGATCAACCGCGACGCGCTCTCCAAGGCGTTCGGCGCCGACTTCACCAAGCCCAGCACGCAGCAGCTCATCGAAGGCGCCGACGGCTACGACGAGAGCATCGGCTACACCTTCGACCTGCAGAAGGCCAAGTCGTTGATGGCCGAGGCCGGGTACGCGAAGGGCTTCCCGCTCACCGTGCTGACCGAATCGATCCTCGACCGGAACACCACCTACTCGCAGGCGGTGGCCGACGCGCTCAAGGCCATCGGGATCACCGTGACGCTCAAGGTCATCTCGACGACCGTCCCGGCGTTCATCGGGGAGGCCACGAGCAAGAAGTACGCGGCCTCGATCTGGCCCAGCGCCGGGCCGAACATGTTCCAGAACTACAGCCAGGTCTCCGGCGGGCTGTTCAACCCGTTCGGGCACAAGGACGCCCAGCTCGACGGCATCATGCAGCGCGCGTCGGCGGCCGAGGGCTCCGAGCGCACCGGGCTCTACCAGCAGGCCTCCAAGCGCTTCCAGGAGCTGGCCTGGCTGATCCCGCTGATCGCCACCGAGAACGTGTACTACAGCAGCGCGAAGCTGGAGGGCATCTCGGCCTCGGTCGGCAACCCGAACCCGATGCCGGTCGGGCCGACGCCCGAGCTCGCCTGGCGAAAGGGCTGA
- a CDS encoding CobW family GTP-binding protein: protein MRGGGRVPVVALTGFLGAGKTSLLNHLLRRPGARLGVVVNDFGALNVDAALVTGQIDDAAAISGGCVCCLPDAGGLDDALRRLAQPRLRLDAILVEASGAADPIAVARLIGFSGAKGIRPGGLVEVIDAVEHFRTVDRWPEPPARYGAATLVVVNKADRLPGDDREAVLARIRERVRRRHPQVPIVTARYGRIDPALVFDTAADEDPADQLPIARLIREQDAGRAGHDQDHDHDHARAASVRLDRPVSPTALIDLLEAPPTGAYRLKGRVRVHGSRAEQGFAVDVVGSLIHVAPLPEPPPVGELVAIGMELDPAGAQQRLDAVAATPAERPDTPGLRRLRRYRRLTS, encoded by the coding sequence ATGCGAGGTGGAGGGCGGGTCCCGGTCGTCGCGTTGACCGGTTTCCTCGGGGCCGGCAAGACCAGCCTGCTCAACCACCTGTTGCGCCGGCCGGGCGCGCGGCTCGGGGTCGTCGTCAACGACTTCGGGGCACTGAACGTCGACGCGGCGCTGGTGACCGGTCAGATCGACGACGCCGCGGCGATCTCCGGCGGATGCGTGTGCTGCCTGCCCGATGCCGGGGGCCTCGACGACGCGCTCCGCCGCCTCGCGCAGCCCCGCCTCCGCCTCGACGCGATCCTGGTGGAGGCCAGCGGCGCGGCCGACCCGATCGCGGTGGCCCGCCTGATCGGCTTCAGCGGCGCCAAGGGCATCCGGCCGGGTGGCCTGGTCGAGGTGATCGACGCGGTCGAGCACTTCCGCACCGTGGACCGCTGGCCGGAGCCCCCCGCGCGGTACGGGGCGGCGACGCTCGTCGTCGTCAACAAGGCCGACCGGCTGCCCGGCGACGACCGCGAGGCGGTGCTCGCCCGCATCCGGGAGCGGGTGCGGCGGCGTCACCCGCAGGTGCCGATCGTCACCGCCCGGTACGGCCGGATCGACCCGGCGCTGGTATTCGACACCGCCGCCGACGAGGACCCGGCCGACCAGCTCCCGATCGCCCGCCTCATCCGCGAGCAGGACGCGGGCCGGGCCGGGCACGACCAGGACCACGACCACGACCACGCCAGGGCGGCATCGGTGCGGCTGGACCGGCCGGTGTCGCCGACCGCGCTGATCGACCTGCTCGAGGCCCCACCCACCGGCGCCTACCGGCTCAAGGGCCGGGTGCGGGTACACGGTTCCCGCGCCGAGCAGGGCTTCGCGGTCGACGTCGTCGGGTCGCTGATCCACGTCGCCCCGCTGCCGGAGCCACCGCCGGTCGGCGAACTCGTCGCGATCGGGATGGAGCTGGATCCGGCGGGCGCGCAGCAGCGTCTGGACGCGGTCGCGGCCACTCCCGCGGAACGGCCCGACACCCCCGGCCTCCGGCGCCTGCGTCGCTACCGCCGCTTGACTTCCTGA
- a CDS encoding flotillin family protein encodes MELLIVTAGGVLVVYLLVLLVLSRIKVAGPNEAFIITGRRGRSVTDSQGSRFTDLSGQKVVMGASVFVLPVVQRKQSLDLSSRRISVDIQGAVSKHGIRANLHGVAIVKVGGTEDAVRAAAQRFLHQQKEIDEFTREVLAGSLRAIVGRLTIEEIIGDRVAFASAVAEEAEHSMTNQGLVLDTFQVQDISTEGTYLQDLGRPEAARVLKDAAVAEATATQASEQARLLAEEAIATAERDLDLKKALIRAEVEAAQARSAAAGPLARAEREQVVIAEQQKVAERQAELTQRQLDVDVRRPADAERYRVEQAAEAARSADVLAADARRQATIAAAQADAEQARLTGEGERARRSALAEAAEREGQAEGAAALARGRGDAEAMRLKADAFARYGEAAVLDLLARVLPQVVEAASRPIGAIDKLTVISTDGASSLTRSVAGNVAQGLQLGTDLTGVDLARLLGRFKQATDETPPAPAPAPAPAPAAVRPSADGLG; translated from the coding sequence ATGGAGCTGCTGATCGTCACCGCCGGCGGCGTGCTCGTCGTCTACCTCCTCGTCCTGCTGGTGCTCTCCCGCATCAAGGTCGCCGGACCGAACGAGGCGTTCATCATCACCGGGCGACGCGGACGCTCGGTGACCGACTCGCAGGGCAGCCGCTTCACCGACCTGTCGGGCCAGAAGGTCGTGATGGGCGCCTCCGTGTTCGTGCTCCCGGTCGTCCAGCGCAAACAGTCGCTGGACCTCTCCAGCCGGCGGATCTCCGTCGACATCCAGGGCGCGGTGAGCAAGCACGGGATCCGGGCGAACCTGCACGGGGTCGCGATCGTCAAGGTCGGCGGCACCGAGGACGCGGTGCGGGCCGCCGCCCAGCGCTTCCTGCACCAGCAGAAGGAGATCGACGAGTTCACCCGGGAGGTCCTGGCCGGGTCGCTGCGGGCGATCGTCGGCCGGCTCACGATCGAGGAGATCATCGGTGACCGGGTCGCGTTCGCCAGCGCGGTCGCCGAGGAGGCCGAACACTCGATGACCAACCAGGGCCTGGTGCTCGACACGTTCCAGGTGCAGGACATCTCCACCGAGGGCACGTACCTGCAGGACCTGGGCCGCCCGGAGGCCGCCAGGGTCCTCAAGGACGCGGCCGTCGCCGAGGCGACCGCGACCCAGGCGTCCGAGCAGGCGCGGCTGCTCGCCGAGGAGGCCATCGCCACCGCCGAACGCGACCTCGATCTGAAGAAGGCGCTGATCCGCGCGGAGGTGGAGGCCGCGCAGGCGCGCTCGGCGGCGGCCGGGCCGCTCGCCCGGGCCGAGCGGGAGCAGGTGGTCATCGCCGAACAGCAGAAGGTCGCCGAGCGGCAGGCCGAGCTCACCCAGCGTCAGCTCGACGTCGACGTGCGCCGGCCGGCCGACGCGGAGCGGTACCGGGTCGAGCAGGCCGCCGAGGCGGCGCGGAGTGCGGACGTGCTCGCGGCCGACGCCCGGCGGCAGGCCACGATCGCCGCGGCGCAGGCCGACGCCGAGCAGGCCCGGCTCACCGGTGAGGGCGAACGGGCCCGCCGGTCCGCGCTGGCCGAGGCGGCCGAGCGGGAAGGGCAGGCCGAGGGGGCCGCCGCGCTCGCCCGCGGCCGGGGCGACGCCGAGGCGATGCGCCTGAAGGCCGACGCGTTCGCGCGGTACGGGGAGGCGGCCGTGCTCGATCTGCTGGCTCGGGTGCTGCCGCAGGTGGTGGAGGCGGCCAGCCGCCCGATCGGCGCGATCGACAAGCTGACGGTGATCTCCACCGACGGTGCGTCGTCGCTGACCCGGTCGGTGGCCGGCAACGTCGCGCAGGGCCTCCAGCTGGGCACCGACCTCACCGGGGTGGACCTGGCACGCCTGCTCGGCCGCTTCAAGCAGGCCACCGACGAGACACCCCCGGCCCCGGCCCCGGCCCCGGCCCCGGCCCCGGCCGCGGTCCGGCCGTCGGCGGACGGGCTCGGCTAG